The Solanum dulcamara chromosome 6, daSolDulc1.2, whole genome shotgun sequence genome contains the following window.
TTTGTCTTTTTGTGGATTTGGCTATTTTGTTAGTTGGAAGATTATTGAGTGAtttcaatcaatcaactatgcATCATCCCAAACTAGTTGCGCTTTGCTACATGACGCCTCTATTATCTATTTCACTCTATTTGAGCCCATGTCATTCCAATACTCGACAGTTTGTCCTGTGGGAACAAACTAGGAGTTCTCTCAAAGTAGAAATTCTTTAAATCTGGTACTTGTTCCTATAGTGAAATCGTTAATGAAACAGATAAACTCCAGACAAATGCTGACCTTATGTAGGTGTAACAACGAATAATCTAGGTAATGTGCAAAAGTAAAATTCTTTCCCTTCTAATTAACAGCTCaattttgtttccttttctttggATGAAGAGTCACGCATTGATGAAAGTACTCGTGAATTGAGAACGAAGGATGCGAGAATCAAAGAGCTAGAGAATACGGTTGACTTGAAATTAGCCAAATTGGCTTCTCTACAAAGTGAACTTCAGTTATTTCAGGTTTGGCAACACATAACTTTTGAAAATGAGAGTCGTCATTTTTAGCATCTGAGAAGCTAAAGAATTCAGACAGTGATAACTGATAAAAACAGGAATATTTCTGTGCTCTAGAGTGGTCATTAACTTGATATATACTTATCTTCGCTAGGAAAAAGGATCCCTTACTGCAAAAGAGCTGGTTTCTAAGGCTAATGTGCGTGCCACTGAACTTGAGCGCCAGGTTAGTTATGTTTTAGCTGGCTTCTTTTTACTGATATTGTGCTGCATTCCTTATTATACTGCTGATGTGCAGATAGATGTTCTTAGAAGGGAAACAGAAGCACAAAACGAGAAGAAAGCTATTCTGGAAATCAGTACAAATGAAGCAGAGGAGAAAATACTGGAACTAAATCTAAAACTTGAAAGTGTATGTGCTATTTACTTGAATTTTCATATTTGGGACTTTCAAATATAATCCTTTTTGCATTCACTTCCTATGGAATTGACATCACTTTGTATTGTATGCATATTTGATTTTAGCTACAACGGATAAATGAGGAGCAGAATGCTAGGATCCGTAAAACAAAACGTGCTCTTCAAGTGGCAGAGGTTTCCATTACTTACTTTCTTTGACTATAGGAAATACTGATTAGCTGAGGGTACTAATACTTTAGGTGGCTTCAGGAAGAAATGATGAAGGCTAAATTGGAGGCTTCTTCTGTTTCTGAGCAGCTTGAGGAGGTAGAATCAGTACTTCTgaaattatcatattttcttcttcttttttctactTGTACTTGTATTTGGTCTGTCATTGATTTCAAATATATCTAGAAATATGTATCCCCAATGATGTCTTTCTACTGCAATGAGGTTCTTATCCTCTCTTTAGTTGTTCCATTTTTCGCTGGGAAGTTTCCAATTCCCTCGTTTGATACACTCTTCCATCTAAGATTTGGGTGATGGCATTAATTATCAAAATCGACCTTGAAGACCAAAAtgtcatattttatttctttctgCTTCTTCACTCTTATTTCCTTCTGtgtttccttcttctttttttttttttaagtgaaCTATTTCCCATTGAGGTGGGGGTTCTGATATTTTATAACAAGAAAAATACTGATGGGAACTTGATAAAATTAGTGTGATGACTCTAGAGGAAAATCAATTAATTATTCACTGAATCACATGTCCTCTCCCTTTATTGTTGTGAGACCAGGTCAAAGAAGGATGGCTTCCACCTTGGTTTGCTGTTCATTTTGTAAATTTTCGGGTGATTATACTTATTCTTTTGCATATTATAAGGAAGTCTCTCTTTTTATCCATTTTCCTTAGACTTATCGTGATTGTGCAGTCAATTGTTATGACTTACTGGAATGAGCACGGAAGACCAGCTTTGGATCTGACCTTAAAAAAGGTCTTGTTCTTCTGCTAATGCTTCTAATTAGTCAGTACTTCATTTAGGTCAAGTTACACTTTGTTCTTTATAGTATTCTTGAGATATCTATTCTGCATTATAGATGTCAATCCTTTTATCAATGATTTTTTCAGGCCCTGGAGACCAAATCTGAAGTAGTAAAGATGGTGGAGCCTCATATTCACTCATTTAAAACAGTAAGCTATTCCCTTTTAGTTTCTCCTTTCTTCCAAAGGAGGCATTTCTTCTTTGATAGTTCATCTATTTTGTTCTGTTATCTAGTTTGTCACTGTGGTCACCTTGACCCCCCCCCCCTTCTTAGTGCCTTCCCTATATTTGCATAGCTCTTTGTATGTATTCCTCTATgctttgaatatatatataggtcTGGGTGATCCGGCGATGGTAATTTATAGTTTAGATTTTTGTTGGTTTTTCATTTCCAGAATTGAAATAACATATATACTATGCTTTTCTTCTCTATGTTCAATTGGTCCCTGATTCCCTGTTGTTTCATTTGAAGAAATGGATCCCAGCTATGAAAGAGCGTTCAGTGAAATTTGCTCATGAGGCCGGGCCTCATATACAGAGGCTCAAGACTAAGACTATTCACCTTTATCACGAATCCAAGAAGTTTATGGAACCTCATATTGTGAACGCACAGGAGGTCATCCAACCCTACGTCCAGGTATATTTGTTTTTTCCATCTATGTTCAATGACTGTGGTCAGcgtgatttatttatatcagCCTACTAATTTGGCAGGAAGTTAGGAAAGTCGCAAACCCTTATGTTGACCAAGTTTCACTGGTGATGAAACCTCATATCGAGAAAGCAAGGGTTCTCTTGCAACCTTACACCAAGAAAGTTCATCGTCATTATAGGAAGGTCAAGAAAACTGTCAGTTTATATCATCACCAGGCATGATGTCTCTCTCTGTCTCCTCTGTTTTCCCTACCTCAGTCTCCTGTTGGTGCTGCTCCACTTTTGATGTGCCATCCTTGATGTTTTCTCGCTTGATTTTCTTTTCTGATCACGTCAGATCTTGAATTGTTCCCACCCGGACTTTTTATTACAAATACAACCTACAGTAATTATTGCCTCGACATTACCAACAAAAAGACATGATTTTATCTCGTGGAGTTTACTGTCTGGAGGAAGGAATGAAGAATGAACTCGTTGGACAACTTAACTGTCAAAAGGGAAGGAGGGAGAGATTAAAAAAGTTggaattgaaaataaaattaatgagatATTTGCAGAATAAACTTATTGAGGTGATTTACAGAATTATTTGCATGAAAACCCATGTTTTGCAAGAAAGTTGAACCTTTTATTTTGTATAGATCAATATGAGACCTAAATAGAGGCATCCTTTTCTTGCTTAGCAGACATCAAATAGGTAAAGGAAAGACACATATCTATATCATACACCCACACACATCCTTGTGTCACTCCGTGCTGTGGTTCTTTTTGTCATAAAATAGCTGGGCCATGTGGGTGGGGGGTGAGGGTGAGTAGACCTATGCTGTTGCTCATCAAATATTTGACAATAGCGGCTCATATTTATCTTCATGGATAGAGATAAGTAGGTTATAGTAAAGGATATTCGCATTGGTGCTTGTCTAGAAGAGACCCGAATAACAACTAGTATTCTGGTGAATATGCTATCATCTAACACCTTGTTTTCTTTTTCCACCAATTCATGCTTTAGATGTATGGTTACTTGCTTCAAATGAGCGTCTGATTTGGAGTATATATTAGGGAAAAGGCAGGAAAACACCCCCAAACTGTCTCGGATTACTAGTTACACACTAATACCTTGCAGAGGGTCCTATGATTCCCCTGGACCATTTGAAGATTGAACAAAAACTCCCTTAAAATGCCAACATCATATGTGTTGGATAGGGAAGTACAGATGCCTGACACGTGtacatttgataaaaaaaataacttttatttttttctttcgttTTCTCCTTTTTCACTTTGCCGCTATATCACCAACAGCCCGACGCTGATTGAACCCTTTCATCGCCAGTGAGCCCCACCATCCCCTTCAAATAGCTCCACAATCTCTCTTTCCATCGTCGTTGAccccttcttttctttccttttttcttttcctttatttttcattttcaccacagaggagaaaagaaaatagaaggaaggagaaaaaaatacaacatatatatatgtgtgtgcatatatatatatatattgtattgaGAAAATAGCCAAAAGCCTCCCTAACCTATATTCGGATTTCCAACTACACACTTTAACTTTACGGGAGTCCTATTACCCCCTGAACTGTTTAAAACTGAAATAATTACACCCTTAAAAAGCAACAACCACATTTATGCTGACCAGTGAATTGCACGCGTTTGACTTGTcgaaatttgattaatttttttaaaaaagtttttcttaataattcttttcccctttctcctATATTCCCCCCATTTCTTCAAACCCCTAAAGTAATTGCACGCGTTTGACTTGTcgaaatttgattaatttttttaaaaaagtttttcttaataattcttttcccctttctcctATATTCCCCCCATTTCTTCAAACCCCTAAAGTAATTGCACCATTACTGTAAACATCAAAGTCCATCGGAATTGGCTTGTGAAGAACAAAGATGAATAGTGATGGTGGAGCTCGTCAAGCGATATTCAAGCTTTGATCGTCGGAGAACCTGAACAACAAACTAAAGAAAAGTGAGGGGAAGGAAAGAGAGGAAGAACGGAGGAGTGGGGATGCCATTAATGGAGGTCAACTGAGATGGGTACTCCTCTTAGGAAAGACGAGGAAGAGCCGATGATGCGTTCCATGTCATCATTGTCAACGTCGGCGGTgtcaaatttaaagagaaaaaaGGTTGATTCACCATCGATTGattaattaatgagattgaTAACATGTGGATTCTGAGATGTAGGTCATTGATTGAgatttgagaaaagaaaaaaattctcTTTTGGGGGTTCAATTGAATTTGATGTAAAcccaatttgattttttttcaaatctgATCAAATCCTTTTAGGGTGATATAAGTACATGTCATTTTATCtataattgatttgattggtATTACAAGTTTTTTATATGAGAGTTTAAAAATTTGTGTGAAATCAACAATGGTGAAGATGGTGGTGGCAGCGGCAGCTTAGAGATGGCGAATGGTGAAGGAATTTGGTCTTTGTTGCTACGAAGAAGAAAgacaataaataagaaaaaaagaaaaattaaaaatacatatatttatgaaaagagatattaaaaataaagttttaataTTTGTCTTTTGTGCTCACTCTCTCAAAGAGAGTGGAATACACTCACCTTACCAGCTAAGCATTTAGGGAGGTAATAATTTCAGTTTTAAACACTCCAGGGGGTAATAGGACTCCTGTAAAATTAAAGTGTGTAGTTGAAAATCTGGGTATAGGTTAGGGGGGCTTTTGGCTATTTTCTCTATTGATTTAATAACAGaattgttataaaaataaaaaatttacacTTTTTTTTGCTTCACTCTCTTTGCCACTATaacactttaaaataatttgaggAGGTCATAGGACTCCCACAAAGTATCTCGGTGTATTGATAATCCTTGACAAGTCTAGGGGTACTTTTATGCCTTTCCCCTACATATTACACCAGTTTTGGTTGCATgtcaacttaatttttttaactaaAAATTATTACAATGGAAATGTATGTTTTATTGCCCATTCACGTGTTTTAGTTTTCGTTCAATAGCACCATGGAGTTTCTCTTGCtattttacaacaacaacatacccaatgtaatcccactaagtggggtctggggaggatagggTGTATGCAGACCTTGCTATTATACATTAAGTTATTAACCTAATATTTAACAATAATTTCAATGGAGTTCAAAAGTTTTATAGCTCTGCCTCTTTCTCATTAGAAGTACGGTCTTACTGTAAAtagaaagcaaaaaaaaaagtagcaaTTTGCCTCTGATGGGTTCAATGAATGGCTGCCTGTAATTTCTGATTTTTCCAATTAACACTATTATAATTAGGTGGAGATCTAACTTTATTCTGGCTTCTTTCTGGTATGAAcattaaattctttttaaagaACATACCAAACGTGGTGTGTTTACAAAAGCCAAAGCGATTTGAGGACTTACCTTGAGAAAAATTGTGAAAGCTTTTGGGGAATGTAACGCTGAATGATGCGGAGTTTGGCAGTATGGCTACTAAGTTTCAATTAAGGGAAAGAACATTCAAGCATGCATAGtttttttcaattcaaatgATAACCTTTTTTCTATAATGTGTTGGTAAAATTTAACTTCAGTATTTCATTTATCTTTCAGCGAActgtttttttctcttcttcttgtgATGACTGAAAATAGCTATTCTTAGTCTTAAAAGGATGATGACAATCGGCTTATATAGACCATTGTTGCTTTTAATTTTGAAGGCTCAAGAAAACATACATCACATGTTGAAGAATAACCTCATCACCAAGCCGTATGCTACAAAGGAATTGGCTTGGTATCTGGTATGTAGTGCTTTATCGTAAATCTCGTTTAACATCAGATATTGAGTGAGGGTGGATTATGTTTTTgttcttatgatattttggcTTAACATATAGTTATTAGTTTTCACTTTCGTATTTATTCCAGGCCTCAGCTTTGCTGGCTGTACCTGTGATCTTTCTTCTAAATTTGGTATCAGATTTTAGGCGGTTAGTTTTCACGACTTTGCTTTTGGTTAACCATGATTTTATTTGGAGTAGCTTTAACATTCTCTTCCCTTTGTTGCGACTTCAATGTGATTGTCCTACACATTTCAGCAGCAAGAAGCCAAAGAAGCATTCTCGTAGACACCATAAAAGTCACACACGTCGCAGGGCTAAAAGAGCACATCCTGACAAATGAAGTTTTATGCGACCACTCTATATATTCCAATTGAGTTGAAGGTAAAGTTTTGCTGTTTGCTTTTGCCTAATGTTGCTTAATAAAATTTGAGGGCTATTTCATGATAGTTGCAACTGCTTCACTATCTAGCCTAGTGCCTACGACCAATCAACAGGGCGATAATGCCTCCACTAAGTCAGCATTAAGGGAAGGAAGGAAAGTGAGAATGTGGGATGATTTAAAATGTTAGACATGTTTGTGCATATGTTGAGCAGATTAGTATGCTTTCTCTGGTCTAAGTTATGACGATCCTGCATATGGGTTTATTTAGAACATGATAACGTTGATAAATTGAAGCATAATGCAAAGCTGACTACATTAAATTGTACCCTCAGCCGCACCATTATCTTTTCTTGTGAAAATGCGCTGGAACAACCAATTCTGCTTTGATATTCTATTTGTAGGTCTGGAAATATATTTGGCTGTGTCTATAAttcattttattcatgtttattGAACAGATTCCATGCATCAGTCCCCCGCGCACTGCAATATCCAGGGGGGGTTGAATGCCCTGGTTCATGAGATGCTAAACACAATATCCGGAGATTTTTGATAACGAATTAGAATGAAATGTTATACTCAGTTTTCTTGGAGAGAAAACGTAGGGACTCAGTAAATTTAATACACAAGTCTATAGTTTAGAGGATTTAGGCTTTTACTCTGATGAATCATCTCCAGTTTACCTTTGTGTTGTTTAATGACATTGTATCTGTTCCCTCTTGACAGTGAAAACAGATATTCTCCATAGATTTGGACCTCTTTatcaataattttcttttttattgttttcATGTTGGGACACATATATAATTATGTCAAATATCGAACTTCGATTTacttcatattttaaaattgtcTAACACTTTTAATGATGAAGAGCGCGAATCAATCTCAAATCTTTTTTGTGCATAGATTGAGATCTCtttatcaaaataaagaaaaatcttaACCCTCATATAGGGATAATGTTGAATATATGCCAAGTCAAATATGGAACTTTGGTCTATATCTTTTCTAATTATCttcctttttgaaatgatgCAGAGCTCAAATATTTTCGTTTGTGAACCTTAACCTCTTTatcaatagtaataataataaaaatagcaTCTCTATGTTGGACTCTGTTATATATACTCTTAGAatgtaaaaatttcaaaggaaaactTCCCCACCAACAAATGATTACTCGAGCTCTAACAACTTAGCAAACAAAAAATTTGAACTAAGTGCCCCACCTTCTACTATGAGCAAAGAAGATCAAGACATGAGCGACCAAGAATTGGATCTACTAACTCGAAGCACAAAGAAACACAAGGAGACCTGTGGACAAGACAGTGAACAAAGTACTGCAACTAAAGTAAGTTTTCTTGATTCTCTAATCTCCAACATGACCGAACAGAACATCAACTTTGTTACACAGGGCCTCGAGAACATTAGTTTCTAGGATGAGCAAGATAACCCGCTCAATCATCCAAACTTTATTCCTATCACTTCTGAAGATAAGCTCAGACTCTACACCCCTTGGAAATATGCTCTCATCATTACACTAGTGGGCAAAAAAATGGGATATCTAGCCTTACAAAATCACCTGCAGACCATCTCGAAGATAACCGAAAAAATTAGCCTTATTGACCTGGGCGAGGATTTTCATTTGATCAAGCTAACGAACCCAGAAAATTATGGTAAAATCCTCCACAATGGACCTTGGTTTATAGGATCACAATTCTTATCAATTCGCAAATGGGAGCCTAAATTTAACCCTGCTTCTTCTCAATTAAACTCTTCTTCGGTATGGATTAGGTTACCGAAACTTCCAACGGAATTCTACGACCTAAacatactaaaaaaaaaaaaataggtagcCAAATAGGAATTGTTCTTAAAATAGACACTGTCATTGCTAATGCCTCTGGAGGAAGATATGCTAGACTATGTATCCTTGCCCCCTTATCAAAACCTCTTCCGAAAGATGTTCTCATAGGTACCCACCTTCAAATAATCCAATACGACCCTTCAACACCCCTTTGCACTGCCTGTGGACGATTAGGAAACCTAGTTCACTCCTGCCCTCGAAAAGCTACCAATACTCCCTCTTCATCTAGCAACACAAACATACCCAACCACTCAAATCAGAACATGCCATCCAGCGAAAACAATGGCTGGACGACTGTTTcttacccaaaaaaaaaacgtTTCCCATGAACACCAAACAAATACACAGTACCCGAATAGCAGTCACAATAATGAGGGACACCAAATAAACATTCTTTTCTCAGATAGCACAAACAAAAGTCACATAAATGAGCAATCTTTCGACAATTCAGCGCCAAATTCAAAACACACATCACACCATAACCCAACAAAATCACTAGAAATTGTTCGTCAAGTCCCCCTGGAAAATCCAATGCCCAAGCCTGGGGACAAAAAGACAACCACGTCATCAATCAAAGACACACCGTCACCAAATATCAAAGACAATGGCCACGTCAAAACTTAGTCTCTAAATATTCACTTAATGATCCCAACACCTCCTACGTGCAAGACCTTCCCCCTAACCCTACTAGAGTGTAACAGGATACAAAAATGACCACTAGTTCTTCTCATTTCATTACCTCAACAAAAAAGCCTATAGCAAACTTAGAAAAATCTACCAAACAAAATCCCCCGATTAGGGGAATAAATTGTACTCCTCACCTGGAAACTCTCACTGCCACAAATATTGACACAAATCATTCTAAACAAAATGAACTAGAACAGGAAGGAAAAAACTTAGCGCTCCATATATCCAACCAAAAAGCCACGACAAgcgattaattttttttactttcaccTCCAAatcaaaccagcccaactcAGAGTTTCCAATACCTTCCAAGACCCAATCTCACTTACCAGAACACGCCACTACCACCCAATCACCAGCCCTTCATGGCAAACAATTCCTACGATCCCAACCAATTTCCCTAGATAGCAGAAATGCCACCTTACATCCCCAGGAACCCAACTTTCCAATACCTCACGAACCCGTTAACACCTTTCGACCAAAACTACACCACTCAAAACACACACCTACTAGCCATCTTTCCCAATGCAACTCAGGCAGTTCTAGCCATACCCACGGAACAACCCCAGAATCAGAATCCACTAATACCTCTTCCACACATGATAGAGGAGAGACTAACTGGCAGCTTGATAAGGATGGCTGCAATACAGTTGGAGCTTACACAGGAATTAACAACACTGGAGTTCTATCACTTACTTCATTACCCAGCTGCATTATCAAATCTGAACACGTAGCACTTATCCCTTATACACCAACTAAACAACTTTGTCAACTCATCACTGCAACAAATTCTGGGAATGCATGCACAACACATGTACAATGAAGGCATGATGGAAAACGAAAAGGACGAACTGATGGAAGATCAGGTAGTTCCCCAGCTACTGACGAAGGAGCAATCACCACCCACCTCTCACAGAGTGATATCAACAATGGAAGAAGGGGCACAAAACATCCTCGATCAGCCCATTCTGCCAATAATACTAAAGAATGCCTTGACACTGGACTTGCAACTAAATATCGAAAAGACACTATTGGTCAAGGTATTAAAGGAGGTCTCTAAAGCTTCCCTGAACATCCGACTCTACAAAACTCAGCTCGCATCCAAATATGTGGTCTTAATCATTCCAACAATGAAAGACAAGAAGATACCGAAGACAGAAGATACATCCAACTAACTGTAaagaccttgagggtcattttcgaAAATTGGCgcgaaattaccattttacccctatcattagtgcccCGGAGTATTATTTGTTCAGTTTGTGTGGTTGAACGTGTTAAAGCCTTAACAGATAGTGAAATgggcaaattcttgagttatatAGAGTTAACTtgtgaaaaagtgattttcggTACCAAATGGAGCTACGGGGTATCAAAATGAAATTTCTTTAGTTTCATTAGCTCCGAAACGTGGAAATTGATCTAAGAGAGTCGTCGAAAAcagatttggggttgatatatgaatttgaggtctcaagttgaaaaattagttttaaaagagttaagtttgactttggttaacaaATCGAGTTTGGAGACTCAAATTGGATTTCTGATAATTTCAATGGGTTCGGGggtgattctaacgctagaaatggcttctttgtaatttttagaggttttgagggtattttgggtatttcaagtgttgaaactagtttagttgcgatttAACGGATTTCAGGTCAAGGAggcctcaaatttgaattctgatagttccattgagtttggaacgtTGAATTTAGTATGAGTATATAGTTTGTGAGTATGGGATTCCGAATGATTTTTGAGGGTCCAACCGAGAGTGTTTTAGACTTGGCCAAAAACCGTTGGTTCTGCATTCTAGTGCAGCACTTTTCCTTCATCGCTATCGTGATGTGATGTCACGCGATCGCGAAGGGTCTTCTCTGACAGTGTGCTTCGCGATCGCGAGGGGGTCTCCACGATCACGAAAGGGAATGTCTTTGTGCTTTACGATCGCGAAGTCTAATGACTCGCGATCACGATGTGTAAAAATGACCTGAACAGTGTTCAACTTCGAGAGAAATCccattttcactatttttttgagttcttgagctTCTTGGGGCGATTTTGAGAAGAGGTGTTCAAGTAAAAtcgttgggtaagtgatttttaacctaaaacctttctttttcattaattatttgaggattttaactcctaaattttagtttcaaactccaAACTTGTTCTTCCCTAATCCAAATTTATGGGAATTGATGATTTCTAACTCAGTTTGAATtcttttttatgggttttttaaccatgagttccttattatgaGTAGAAcgtgatttttcaaaaaaaatccaGATCTGACCTTTTttgaaattaatcaatttttggactattttacccttaattCTGAAACCTAgcaatatgagtgtcattgAACTCTTTATGACACgtatatttcattcttgatagtgggttgtcattccagGCGTTGAATTCAAGAGTTGATCGTttggtggaggtgttcgagtgttGTTTTGGCTATCGAGGTAGGTTTGGTTATTCTTTTGGGGGAtgagttggggtgattagtcaaattctatgttgtagactttaaGATGGGGTCgtagtgtagtttgggactgataattgatattgtgatgcccgtgtggaggcttatatgtgttgtgtagaCCGTGTGGGAgccttatatgatattttatctgtgattgaGACTGTGTAATCTATGACCTAACTAAGTGGAGATGTAAATAGGTTATTTGATTTGTAATGCCCatctgaggggttgagttgaggATTTTGAGTATGCCTGAGTATTGAGATATTGTTGAGAAAAAAGTAAGCATTTGTAATTCCTTCCTATTACGGTCGTggggtgaatatcatgcttaggttaagtttgaaaaactttgaaccttgtactacatgttgagttgaatattacctccacACCCTATATAAATTGTGATTGCATCTATCCTCATTCATactatcattgatcattgggaagttgaaGACTATGGAAATCCTTttaagaaaatgtgacatcttttGTATCTTTGACCACGAGATAGGTGGCAAGCGAATGagacattagtatcatgagtccttgtcCATGAGTTGGGTGGCGAGATAGTTgctacattgagattgtgatgaggtatatggtccgCAAGTGTATATGACAGGTTGTGCAACAGCCTTGACCCCaccgtaccatcatatcattgcattatcatagtgcattgcattacattgatACCTGTGATAATTGATCTATctgtttaattgtgatattgaactatAATTGTGTGTTTACTATATTTTCaccgttctatataaattggcggtaGCGTAGCCGGAGTGGGGCTTTTCTGCATACAGGTGgaagcattccttagtttattttatagtttttgattaattccttatactcagtcagttaaacatactgagtacatatggattgtactcacccctacttctatgtcctttttgatgaagatactagtcagggtacATAGCGTGGTAGTTGATTCTCGCGGATACATCATCATCgaattagtggtgagatcttgggacCCAGATCATCGCTAGTCCATCTTTCATTTACAGTCTTTTCTATATTCAGAGACTTAAACTGTGTATTCAGATTCAGATTTGTAGTTAGATGCTCTTAAAACTTATGATACCAGGTTTTGGGgtattttagttgttgtctTCTATTTCGCTTTTATTTGGGTCTGACTTCCTTTTGGGAGTCTCTTATGTTTTAACTTTTTGGCTTACGCATCGAAATGAGATTTGGGATGC
Protein-coding sequences here:
- the LOC129891293 gene encoding structural maintenance of chromosomes protein 5-like isoform X2, which encodes MAFLKLLLYSFLFLQIFTTISSNDSEPIIDSDADSSIRLQLDQLNSKISLLESRIDESTRELRTKDARIKELENTVDLKLAKLASLQSELQLFQEKGSLTAKELVSKANVRATELERQIDVLRRETEAQNEKKAILEISTNEAEEKILELNLKLESLQRINEEQNARIRKTKRALQVAEEEMMKAKLEASSVSEQLEEVKEGWLPPWFAVHFVNFRSIVMTYWNEHGRPALDLTLKKALETKSEVVKMVEPHIHSFKTKWIPAMKERSVKFAHEAGPHIQRLKTKTIHLYHESKKFMEPHIVNAQEVIQPYVQEVRKVANPYVDQVSLVMKPHIEKARVLLQPYTKKVHRHYRKVKKTVSLYHHQAQENIHHMLKNNLITKPYATKELAWYLASALLAVPVIFLLNLVSDFRRKKPKKHSRRHHKSHTRRRAKRAHPDK
- the LOC129891293 gene encoding structural maintenance of chromosomes protein 5-like isoform X1 yields the protein MAFLKLLLYSFLFLQIFTTISSNDSEPIIDSDADSSIRLQLDQLNSKISLLESRIDESTRELRTKDARIKELENTVDLKLAKLASLQSELQLFQEKGSLTAKELVSKANVRATELERQIDVLRRETEAQNEKKAILEISTNEAEEKILELNLKLESLQRINEEQNARIRKTKRALQVAEEEMMKAKLEASSVSEQLEEVKEGWLPPWFAVHFVNFRSIVMTYWNEHGRPALDLTLKKALETKSEVVKMVEPHIHSFKTKWIPAMKERSVKFAHEAGPHIQRLKTKTIHLYHESKKFMEPHIVNAQEVIQPYVQEVRKVANPYVDQVSLVMKPHIEKARVLLQPYTKKVHRHYRKVKKTVSLYHHQAQENIHHMLKNNLITKPYATKELAWYLASALLAVPVIFLLNLVSDFRRSKKPKKHSRRHHKSHTRRRAKRAHPDK
- the LOC129891293 gene encoding uncharacterized protein LOC129891293 isoform X3, with protein sequence MAFLKLLLYSFLFLQIFTTISSNDSEPIIDSDADSSIRLQLDQLNSKISLLESRIDESTRELRTKDARIKELENTVDLKLAKLASLQSELQLFQEKGSLTAKELVSKANVRATELERQIDVLRRETEAQNEKKAILEISTNEAEEKILELNLKLESLQRINEEQNARIRKTKRALQVAEEEMMKAKLEASSVSEQLEESIVMTYWNEHGRPALDLTLKKALETKSEVVKMVEPHIHSFKTKWIPAMKERSVKFAHEAGPHIQRLKTKTIHLYHESKKFMEPHIVNAQEVIQPYVQEVRKVANPYVDQVSLVMKPHIEKARVLLQPYTKKVHRHYRKVKKTVSLYHHQAQENIHHMLKNNLITKPYATKELAWYLASALLAVPVIFLLNLVSDFRRSKKPKKHSRRHHKSHTRRRAKRAHPDK